gtgCCAGCAGCAAAGGAACAGCAGGTTGTAGCAGTGGCCCATGCCCCCTTTCCCAGGGTAAAGGGGCTGCCAGCTCATGGGATCAGGGCAGAGCCCATGCAGGAAAACTGAGGCACCACCGCTGTTGGATCCATCCAAAGCCAAACTGGGGTCTGTGCTGCCTCTCAGCAGCAATGGCAactgtgcccagcctgggggcaCCACAAAGTCCCCCAGTTTTGCCCACAGAGACCATGCTAGCTGTGCCAGGAGAATTTATTTAGATTAGTGAGACCACAGGAAGTGCCAACAGCAGCACTACTGGGGTAGGGGACCGTGGCAGTCCCCGGCCCTTGTCACCAGCCCCACACGCCCTGTGGCAGGCAGGTGTCAGAGGATGTGAGATCCTTGTGCCCATAGAGGCTGTGAGCGTGGGTGGGCACCTGGCAGGAGGTGGCAGGGTTGAGTCGTACTGGCTGGGCACAGCCTTCACCTGCCCAGCCACGGTAGCAGTGGCAGCGGAAAGCAGCCCGCGGGCTGGCACCGGGGCCAAGGTGCAGGAGGCTGCCCAGGTCGTGGGGCTGCCGGCGCACACAGCGCCCATGTCCATGGCACTGCCCATAGCTGCATTCtcgggctgctgctgtcacgTTGACCACGTAGGGACCCAGGGTGGACACGAGGTAGTGGTGCAGGCTggcacagctttcctggggagGAAGCATCAGTGAGAACTCACCCCAGCAACAGAGACCTGGCCAGCCCTACCTGGTGGGCACAGCAGATGTGGCCATCCTGTACGTCCCAtgccatctcctgctgcccactGCCTCCAGTGCTGCCAGGGGCCATACTCACAGCCGAGTGCGAGTACGACATGTCCCCCCAGAGCACGAGTCCCGCCGCTCCCAGTGCCGCGCTCTCCCCGATGGTGTGCACCAGGTCAGCCTGCCAGGAACACAGACATGACCGGTCTGGGGGACACAacctctgtccctgtgccaaCCGCATCGCCCCCACGGCCAGCTCCGGCCCCACGGTGCTTACCAGCTGCAGGAAGCGGGACGAGCGGCGGTAGGAGAGGCGGGAGTAGGCGATCACGGGCAGGAGGCCGTCGGGCCCAAAGGCGGCCACGCGCAGGGCCTCGCGCAACCGGTGGTGCACATAGCGGTGGCGCAGGGTGGGCGGCAGCGCCAGCGGCAGGTAGATGCTGGGGTACAGGGCGGAAGAGGCggcccagagccagcccagatCGTTGTTACGCTGCACCTCTGCCGGCTGGCACTGCCCGGTGTAGTTTGCCTCCTTGGCCCAGTTGGTGTTGAGGCAGTCGGGAAAGCGGTAGaaaccccagagccccccagggcgCAGGGCTCGGCCCACCAGGAGTGTCTCCTCCATTAGAGCCTGTGCCGCCTGCTCAAACTCCAACTGGGCCAGTTGGAGCTGCCGCCGTGCCGGCAGGATGCCGTGCTGGCTCCGCACCCACTGCTCTGAGGCTGTCCGGTACATCTTTTTGGCCCCCCAGTTTTGGGCCCATAGGGGCCTCCACTCCTCCCAGTCCACCACGGCCAAGCCACGGAAAGTAGGTCGCAGGAGGAGGCGGATGTCCTCGGCCACCCTGTTGATGTGGGCCTCGAGTGAAACACGCTGGGGGATGCCCCCATTGTGGGGGACACCCTGCTGTGACAGGTAGGGGTACAGCCCAAACTTGTTCTTGTAGAAGATGGTGATGTTCTGGCCGGCAAAGTAGCCACCCTGGTTCTCCACGATGCCGTAGTCGCTGAGTGGCAGCCCCACACCAAAGCGGTGCTGGCAGCGGCTGGTGGGGATGTTCCACACCACGGCAAAGGGCTGCCCGCCTGCCAGGGGCGCGGGTGCCGGGCTCTCCTCGCTGGCTGTGCCCAGTGCCAGGCAGGCCCACAgtgccagcaccagcaccatCCCGCCTCACCAGCTGCTTGCGGGGCCAGCACCCTGCGAGGAAAGGAGAGCCATGGGAGTGAGGCTGTGGGATGCAGTGGGCATTCCAGCAGTGCACTTGACCCTGGCACACAGTGGGCTAGGACTGGCCACAGGGGCTGGGATGTCCTGCAAGCACATGCTatccaccccaaaacctaaCATGACTTGGGGGTTTGAGACCGCTcctgcctcagcacagccagtg
The genomic region above belongs to Poecile atricapillus isolate bPoeAtr1 chromosome 9, bPoeAtr1.hap1, whole genome shotgun sequence and contains:
- the HYAL3 gene encoding hyaluronidase-3, encoding MVLVLALWACLALGTASEESPAPAPLAGGQPFAVVWNIPTSRCQHRFGVGLPLSDYGIVENQGGYFAGQNITIFYKNKFGLYPYLSQQGVPHNGGIPQRVSLEAHINRVAEDIRLLLRPTFRGLAVVDWEEWRPLWAQNWGAKKMYRTASEQWVRSQHGILPARRQLQLAQLEFEQAAQALMEETLLVGRALRPGGLWGFYRFPDCLNTNWAKEANYTGQCQPAEVQRNNDLGWLWAASSALYPSIYLPLALPPTLRHRYVHHRLREALRVAAFGPDGLLPVIAYSRLSYRRSSRFLQLADLVHTIGESAALGAAGLVLWGDMSYSHSAESCASLHHYLVSTLGPYVVNVTAAARECSYGQCHGHGRCVRRQPHDLGSLLHLGPGASPRAAFRCHCYRGWAGEGCAQPVRLNPATSCQVPTHAHSLYGHKDLTSSDTCLPQGVWGW